CAGCAGCCTGGCGGTGATTCCAGTGCTGATCGTCTTCGCCATCTTCCAGAAACAGATCATCGAGGGCATCGTCCTCACCGGAATGAAAGGATGAGCTCCCCTGCTGCCCTGCTCGCCGTTTTCGCCCATCCGGACGACGAGGCACTGCGCTGCGGCGGAACCCTGGCCCTGTACGCCGCTCGGGGAGCGCAGGTTCATCTGATCTGCCTGACGCGCGGCGAGGCTGGTCGCAACACAGATCCTGAGCTGGGGGACATTGACATGCCCACCCAGCGTGAACAGGAACTCAGGAACGCCTGCGCCGCACTGGGCATCCATCCACCGATTTTCCTCGATTACCATGACAGTGGGCGGGGTGACCGGCTGCGCCGCGACGATCCTCTGGCGACCATCAATGCTGACCCCGGACAGATGGAACGCCAGATTCTGGAGGTGATCGAGACCACCCGTCCCCAGATTATGGTGACTTTCGATCCACATGGCATCTATGGGCATCCAGACCACCTGACTGCCCACCGTGCCGCCACCGCCGCATATGCCAGCAGCGGCTTCCGGCAGGTGCGCGTTCAGCGGCTCTTCTATACCGTCCAGAGCCGCGAGGAGATGCTGCGCCTCCAGAGCGGACGCTCTCTAGGCGTGCTAAAAGGATTGGATCCGGAAACCTACGCAGTCTGCGACAGCACCATTGCTGCTCGTATCGATATCCGCGTCCACGCGGCACGGAAACGGGCCGCGCTGTTCTCTCACCGCACTCAGACCGGCCCACTCAGCACTCTGGGCACCCTGAGCAACGAGCAACTGTCCCCATTGATGGCCACCGAAACTTTCAGCCTGGGTGGAATTCGCTCACCCGTGCTCCAGTACCCCATGGACGATCTCTTCGCGGGCCTGGACGTCGAATTTAGTCCTCCCACCCTGCAGGAGCAGTCTGCGTGACGTCCCGCGACCTGACTATCCTGGGCAACGTCAACGTGGACCTGATCATCGGTCCCCTTGGCGACTGGCCCGAACGGGGTACCGAGGCCCTGGTCAATGAGATGCAGTGGCGCGTCGGCGGAAATGCTGGAAACGCCGCCGTTGCAAGCATGGCACTCGGTACAGACTGTGCCGTGGTCAGCACCATTGGCCATGATCTGGCTGGAGAATGGCTGCAGCAACAGCTTGCTGCTGAACAGGTCACGTGGCTGCCCCACGCCGGGCCAACTTCGGTTACGGTTGCCGTGAATCACTCGGACGGCGAACGCACCTTTCTGACCCATCTGGGGCATCTGGCGACCCTGGAGTGGGAGGACCTGAGTCCTCACATTCCGGCCAGCAGATTCGCCCTGCTGGCCGGAGCTTTCCTTACCCCGGCCCTGCGCCGCCAGTATCCTGAAGTGTTGACGTATTTCGAGCACCGTGGAACGCAGGTGGCCCTCGACATGGGCTGGCCCGACGGGGGGTACACCATCCCACTGCGGCAGGAGGTCATGGGCTGGCTGCCGCAGACGCGTCACCTGCTGATCAACGACCTGGAGGCGCGCGCACTCACCCTTGAGACCGATCTGCAGCGCGCCGCCGCCTGCCTGGCCGCCCACCTGCATCCGGAGGGCACCGTGGTGATCAAGTGCGGGGCCGACGGTGTTCTGCTCCGGCATGCCGGGCAGGCCAATACACACGCAGCCCCAACGGTCAAGATCAGCGACACCGTGGGTGCAGGGGATATCTGGAACGCCGCTTACCTGCACGCCCTCAGCTGCGGAAGAGAAATCAAGGCTGCCACCGAGTTCGCCGTGCAGGTGGCCTCACTGGCGGTATCCACCAATCCCAGGCGCTATCTCCCGACTCAATCCTTCTGACAGACGCCGGGCTGCGGTGTTGCACACATCAATGGTGATGGAAACGAAAAGATCGCGCCAAGCGGGTGCTCTACTGAATGGGGTCACCCTGCCACCGTGTTCCCGAGCTGAATTTCTGATTACCATCGCAACCCTGGAAGCTGGTGAAGCTCTTCTGCAGCAGAGCTGGCGCTACCAGAAGCCTTACCTGGACTAGGTTTGCTACGCGTAATACACAGAAAGATCGCTCAGAGAATTCCCCGAGCGATCTTCCATCTTATCCCGATTCTTGCCTGTGCTGTACGGCGTTATTCAGCGGGCCCTAATCCCGCACTAAGCACAGATTCAATTAGTGAAAGTCGCTCAGGGTGACGCTGGCATTGCCCAGGGTGAAGGAGAGGCGACAGCCAGCCAGGGCATCGTTATCGGCGCTGATCTGTGCGCTGGCGCTCGTGTCGTTCGGGCCCCCAGTGGTGAGGATGTTGATGGCCTTGTCGGTGGTGGCCTGGTCCGCATTGGCCACAACGATGTTGCTGGTGAGCTGATAGCTCGTGCCGGTGATGCCTGTTTGTGTTTTGGTGGCGTGAACGGTGAGCTTGGGTGAACTCTTCATGGTCACCGCACTGGCTTTGGCGGACGAGTCCCACAGGGCGATGCTGAAGGCGTCGATGGTGAGGTTAAAGGTGTCCGGAGCCAGGCAAGGTCCGGACACCGTGGCATCCGTGAAGCTCACTTTCACACTGGCCGCGTGAGGACGCATCCCGAAGGGGACGTCCGAGGGGTACTCGAAATCAGGGAACGACTTGGGTGGCAGGGACGCGCTGGTGTCGTACTGGACAGTCCCAACGACAGTCTGAATCTTCAGAGCGCTGGAGCTGGTGAGAACCGCGCCGTTCATGTTGGCCAGATTATTGATGGTCTGTGGGGGAACGAAGGCGCCGACAACGCTGCCACAACCGGCCAGCAGGGGCAGGCCGAGCCACAGCAGGGTGATTTTCTGGAACCGGATCATATTGTCTCCTCTGGCGGTCTTGTTAATGGCTCATGGAGCCCCAGGTGACCGGTGAATTAAAGGGGCAGGCCCACGAGTTTAGGCATTGCACGCCAACGCAAAAATCTGCTCTGACTTCGAGAAGCGTAAGGTCTCATTTCTGACAGCTATCTGACACGTGACGCTGATGGTCTTGAGCTATTTGGTCCTCGTCAATGTCGCCGTCCGGGAGGAAACGCGCAACTCGCCCATCAACCGGAGCAGCATGGGTTCAAGCGCAAGCGAATTAGGAAATCCAATTCACTGGGGTTAGCAGTCCTGAGTCATCGCCCGTTTCCACTGGCCTTCGGAGCTCACTTTAGCGGCGCTCCTACCACTTGATGGCCGTTTGATCGTCCAACAAATTCCCGTCAAAGACTGGTTTAGCTTTCAGATCCCTCTGTCGCCTGCAAGAGTGTGGAGTGGAAGAGTGCTTCCCTCCCCTCGGGTGGATTCACGGGCACCCAGCGTTAGTGCTGTGCCCGGCTGTAGCCTGGATGTCGCGTTGCAGGTTCCTTCCCCTAAAAATTGCGAAAGGGAAGATCTTCGCTTCCCCGTCCGGAATCGCCACGTAATACTGAGTCCTCATGCCTCAACTGCCACTTGTCGTGGTGGGAGCCTCTGCGGGTGGCATTCCGGTGCTCAAGACGCTGTTGAGTCGACTGCCCCGCGATTTCCCAGCCGCCGTCCTCATCGTCCTTCACGTCGCGCGTGACTTTCCCAGCCTGCTTCCTGACATCCTCGACGGAGTCGGTCCACTCCCCGTCCGTCATCCCCTGGACGGAGAGTCCATGCAGCCGGGTCAGGTCTATGTCGCTCCACCAGATCACCACCTGATCGTGGAGGATGACCATGTCGCCTTAACCAAAGGCCCCAAGGAGAATCACGCACGTCCCTCCATCAACGCGCTCTTCCGTTCTGCGGCCTACCTGTATGGCCCGTCAGTCATTGGGGTGGTGCTGTCAGGCATGCTGGACGACGGCGTCTCTGGCCTGTATGCCATCAAGCGTCGTGGCGGACAGGCAGTGGTTCAGTCGCCCCAGGACGCTGAATTCAATGCCATGCCCCTGAACGCCCTCCAAGAGGTAGAGGTGGACTACGTCGTCGCCGCGCAGGATATGGCTCCCCTGCTCACGGCACTGGTGCGCGAGATGCCCGGAGGACAGAACAGGATGGATGAGCGAGAGAACCAGCGGTTGGAGATCGAAGTGGGCATCGCCCGGGGCGAGAACGCACTTCAGCTTGGCGTCACAGAGCTCGGGGCACCGTCGCTGCTGACCTGCCCGGAGTGCCACGGTGCATTGGTGCAGTTCAAGGAGGCCGGAATATTGCGCTTCAGGTGCCACACCGGACACGGCTACAGCGGGAGCAGCCTGCTGTCGGAGATCACGCTGGAGCTGGAGAACAAGGCGTATGAGACACTGCGGGTGCTGGAGGAAAGCCTGATCCTGATGAAGCGCCTGGGCGAACTGTGCGAACAGCGCGGGGATCTAGTGGGCGCCGAAGCGTTCTACAACAAGATTCGGAAAGTTGGAGAGCGCACGGCAACGATCCAGGCGCTGGCCCAGGGCACCGAACGTTTAAGCGGACAGCAGGTGGAGATGCGAGCTTCGGACGACTAGAGGCCGTGCAAGAGTCTGTAGGGTTCCCAAGTAAGAGGGGTTAGACGAGCCTACACACGGGTCAGTCATTGGACAGCAGTTTCCCCATTGGAGCGGCTTGCCCCTTTATCAGCTTTTGGAGCCTCAACATAGCGTCAGGGCATACGGAGGACGGCGATCATCCTGGAACTGGTGTGCCCTGGTGTAGAGCGGCAGTATCGGGCGCGTAGGTTAGCAGGAGGATGCCTGAGCCTAGCTCCCGTGTCGAGACGAGAGTCATCGGAAGCCTATCTCCGCCGGAGAACAGGCGCTTGCCACTTCCAAGAACGAGTGGGAACACCATCAGGCGCAGTTCGTCCACGAGCTCGTGCCGCAGGAGCGTCTGGACGAAGGTGCCGCTACCGTAAACTAGGAGGGGCCCACCCTCCTGCCCCTTCAGCGCTTCCACCGCCGTCACCACATCACCTTCGAGCGCCGTGGCGTTCCATTCGAGGGACGTGAGGGTGGTGGTGGCGACGAACTTGGGCAAACTGTTCATCCGTTCGCCGAACTCCCCGGTACCCGAGGCAGTCGGCCAGTACCGGGCGAAGCCCTCGTAGGTCACCCGACCCAGCAGCAGGGCGCCGCTCTCGAAGAGCTCGTCGCGCTTGAACGAGCCATCGTTGGCGTTGTAGCCCGCGCGCCAGGGAGTAGCTTCTTCGTAGACCCCGTCGAGGGTCAGGAATTCGGTCACGATGATCTTGCGCATGCTTGCTCCTTTCACTCCCCATCGCCTCACCACTATCGACAGCCTCATCATGAGCGCTGGGACATAAAAGACGCTGTTATCCAGAATTCCTAATTGGCCCCTGGCAACAACTCGCGCCCAGTGGAGTGACGCTCTGGTATTCATCATGCCGTTTGATCTTTGTGAACATGTTGCCCTGGGGCCAGCCAGTCGGCACGTCCCGCCACGCTTCCTGCCAGCCGTAGGGTGGGAGATCAAGGTGACCTGCGATGCTCGACAGGGATGCAATGCCGCATCCACGCGTTTCATAGGTCAGATAGGGGACGCCGTTGACCTATAGATAGACGCTGAAGCCAGAAACCTCACCACCTTCCGAATCTGTCCAGCCCCAGTCCTAGTTGTACGTCGTATCATGAGTGGACACCCACGGGACAGTCCAGCCCATACGCGTGGAGTAGGCCTGAAGTTTCTCAATAGGCGCGCGGGAGATACGCACGAAGCTGATGTCATCGGGTCTGAGGTGTGCCAGATGGAGAATGGCATTGTCGGCGGCGTCCGAGCAACATGGGCAGCCCTGATCCCAGGCCGGACTGAACATGAAGTGGTGCACGATCAGTTGCGAGCGCCCGGCAAACAGGTCAATGAGCTTTACAGGGCCGCTATCGCCCATGAACGTGTCATTTTCGACCGGTGTCATCGGCAGGCGCCGACGTTCGGCAGCCACCACGCCACGCAAGCGCGTTGCAATTTTTTCCATAGGCAGAAGTGCCTTGCCTGGGTCCACGCGGCTCGGTCGACGATCGTCGACCGAGCCGCGTTGGTCTTGATCATGGATGTTCTCCAGCTGTCAACAGTGAAATCAGTCGGAGACCTTCGTCCATAGCAGTTTCGTTGCCCTTTGTCGGGGCGCCTGATGGGGTGGAGATCGGGCGCAGCCTCTCGCCAGGGCATGCTCCGGCAGCACTCCAATCGCGAGGCGCTGGTGGGCCAACCGTTGCTGGCGTGGGTGATCCCCGCATGCACTTTGGGACGGACGATCGAGAATGGCCCACAGTATAAACTGGGACGCGGTGGGACATATGGTCCCAGCGCGGCGTCGCAGAAGGAGCATCGGCAGCGGGTGTCTCATTCTTCGGGGTACACTCCTTTCCGAGCTCTGTACATCTATGTGGACGCCGTACACATTACTATGCTGTCGGCAGAATATAAAGAGGCGATATCCCTGTATCGTAATTTCACTCCAATACGATGAACCCTAGACCTATCGCCATGGTGACCTGCGCAATGCACTGGTCGGCGTTGGCCTGGATCTGGTGCGCGGTGGCGGGCTGGACGCCCTGAGTCTGCGGGAGGTGACACGGCGGGCTGGGGTGGCGCCAAACGCGGCGTACCGGCACTTCGAAGACCGGGCTGCGCTACTGGCCACCGTCTGTGCGGCTGCCCAGGCGGAGGTAGCCCTCAACATTGAGGCGCAACTGGCGCAGCTAGAGGTCACTGCGGATCAGTCGCCCATGCCTGAGCCCGCTTCAGGGCAGTCGGTCTGGGTTACCTACCTTGTGCCCAGACTGAACCCGGCGTGTTTCGCGTCGCATTTAGCCTGTCTGGCAACCCGGACGGGGCCTTGAGTCAAGCCAGACGAGGCGCCAGCGCCCTGACCCCCTTTCAACTTCTTGGCCAGACACTTGATGAACTGGTCAGTTCAGGAGTGTTGCCCGAAAAGCGCCGGCCTCCTGCGGAATCCCTGGCGTAGTCGGCGGTGCATGGCCTGGCGACCTTGTTGATTGATGGCCCGTCGCGCGCTATGTCTCACAAGGCGGTGCGCGCTCTGGAGCTTCAATTGATTCGGATGATCGAACGTGGCCTCTAAATAGGGCGTGTAAATGCTCTCACGTTTCGTTACCACCCTACGCTCAGTAGCGTTGCTAACTTCCGGCCCGGCAACCCGGTCGGAGTTCAGCCATCGAATGGTTGCCGTCAGTTACCCAGTGTGGGCTGAATGGCGACTACGCCGCCAGGTAACAGTGGAGAAGGCATATTGTCGAACTGACCATGTCCTTCGTGCGTCCCTACTTGCTCGGCGCACTATG
Above is a genomic segment from Deinococcus humi containing:
- a CDS encoding DUF899 family protein, with translation MDPGKALLPMEKIATRLRGVVAAERRRLPMTPVENDTFMGDSGPVKLIDLFAGRSQLIVHHFMFSPAWDQGCPCCSDAADNAILHLAHLRPDDISFVRISRAPIEKLQAYSTRMGWTVPWVSTHDTTYN
- a CDS encoding dihydrofolate reductase family protein; amino-acid sequence: MRKIIVTEFLTLDGVYEEATPWRAGYNANDGSFKRDELFESGALLLGRVTYEGFARYWPTASGTGEFGERMNSLPKFVATTTLTSLEWNATALEGDVVTAVEALKGQEGGPLLVYGSGTFVQTLLRHELVDELRLMVFPLVLGSGKRLFSGGDRLPMTLVSTRELGSGILLLTYAPDTAALHQGTPVPG
- a CDS encoding PIG-L family deacetylase gives rise to the protein MSSPAALLAVFAHPDDEALRCGGTLALYAARGAQVHLICLTRGEAGRNTDPELGDIDMPTQREQELRNACAALGIHPPIFLDYHDSGRGDRLRRDDPLATINADPGQMERQILEVIETTRPQIMVTFDPHGIYGHPDHLTAHRAATAAYASSGFRQVRVQRLFYTVQSREEMLRLQSGRSLGVLKGLDPETYAVCDSTIAARIDIRVHAARKRAALFSHRTQTGPLSTLGTLSNEQLSPLMATETFSLGGIRSPVLQYPMDDLFAGLDVEFSPPTLQEQSA
- a CDS encoding chemotaxis protein CheB, with the protein product MPQLPLVVVGASAGGIPVLKTLLSRLPRDFPAAVLIVLHVARDFPSLLPDILDGVGPLPVRHPLDGESMQPGQVYVAPPDHHLIVEDDHVALTKGPKENHARPSINALFRSAAYLYGPSVIGVVLSGMLDDGVSGLYAIKRRGGQAVVQSPQDAEFNAMPLNALQEVEVDYVVAAQDMAPLLTALVREMPGGQNRMDERENQRLEIEVGIARGENALQLGVTELGAPSLLTCPECHGALVQFKEAGILRFRCHTGHGYSGSSLLSEITLELENKAYETLRVLEESLILMKRLGELCEQRGDLVGAEAFYNKIRKVGERTATIQALAQGTERLSGQQVEMRASDD
- a CDS encoding carbohydrate kinase family protein codes for the protein MTSRDLTILGNVNVDLIIGPLGDWPERGTEALVNEMQWRVGGNAGNAAVASMALGTDCAVVSTIGHDLAGEWLQQQLAAEQVTWLPHAGPTSVTVAVNHSDGERTFLTHLGHLATLEWEDLSPHIPASRFALLAGAFLTPALRRQYPEVLTYFEHRGTQVALDMGWPDGGYTIPLRQEVMGWLPQTRHLLINDLEARALTLETDLQRAAACLAAHLHPEGTVVIKCGADGVLLRHAGQANTHAAPTVKISDTVGAGDIWNAAYLHALSCGREIKAATEFAVQVASLAVSTNPRRYLPTQSF